The Streptococcaceae bacterium ESL0687 genome has a segment encoding these proteins:
- the yycF gene encoding response regulator YycF: MKRILVVDDEKPISDIVKFNLTKEGYEVITAFDGEEALKLFEEENPDLVLLDLMLPKIDGLEVAREIRKSSDIPIIMVSAKDSEFDKVIGLELGADDYVTKPFSNRELLARVKANLRRIKAAQNLAQEDDSKQEIVVGDLKIIPEKYVAYKRDEPLELTHREFELLHYLAQHIGEVMTREHLLQTVWGYDYFGDVRTVDVTVRRLREKIEDTPSRPEYVATRRGVGYYLSEAKNDKDS, encoded by the coding sequence ATGAAAAGAATATTAGTAGTTGATGATGAAAAACCGATTAGTGACATCGTAAAATTTAATTTGACCAAAGAAGGATACGAGGTTATAACGGCCTTTGATGGGGAAGAAGCCTTAAAATTATTTGAGGAAGAAAATCCAGATTTGGTCCTTCTTGACCTTATGCTTCCTAAGATAGACGGGTTAGAAGTGGCGCGTGAGATTAGAAAATCAAGCGACATTCCAATCATTATGGTCTCTGCCAAGGATAGTGAATTTGACAAGGTAATTGGTCTAGAGCTTGGCGCTGATGACTATGTAACCAAGCCTTTTTCAAATCGTGAACTTCTAGCCAGGGTTAAGGCCAACCTTAGAAGAATTAAGGCTGCTCAAAATTTAGCTCAGGAAGATGATTCCAAGCAGGAGATTGTTGTGGGTGATTTAAAAATCATTCCTGAAAAATATGTTGCTTATAAAAGAGATGAGCCCCTTGAGCTTACCCATAGGGAATTTGAACTCCTTCATTATCTGGCCCAACATATAGGAGAAGTTATGACGCGTGAGCACCTCCTTCAAACGGTTTGGGGTTATGACTATTTTGGTGACGTAAGGACTGTTGACGTGACAGTTCGTCGTCTGAGAGAAAAAATTGAGGATACTCCAAGTCGCCCAGAATACGTGGCTACTCGCCGCGGTGTTGGCTACTACTTAAGTGAAGCCAAGAATGATAAGGATAGCTAG
- the smc gene encoding chromosome segregation protein SMC — MFLKKIEMVGFKSFADRTKIDFNSGITAIVGPNGSGKSNIAESLRWVLGEQSAKSLRGTKMPDVIFSGTESRKALNFAEVIVSFDNGDKYLNSDSDLTITRRLYRNGDSEFLINGKKVRLKDVHNLFTDTGLGRDSFSIISQGKIEEIFSSKPEDRRLIFEEAAGVLKYKTRKKETEGKLNGTQENIDRLEDIIYELDSQLAPLRVQRDKALKYKDLDGTRRNLELSVVVAQLIEEKIKYEARNEAFEEISSILADLRQKKIAYENKVSSIKEGRRKLSLERENLQSEVVNLTKLKADYQGKLELFDSQKDASDKSKAELEARLLESSKKLSGYQEQVEKITAILDENNLEKEALLAAIKKMEADQEKYADDPEALMEQLRQEYVSLVDKEASLNNQLVKNDSDIANILRASKEQDDSSKELQDRFSETKLELTRSQKEVVGADELIAEILEDRRILSEKREAVDHKYQKAQTIMFDKLDELKNQKAKLASLENIQANHSNYYQGVKAVLNNADKIGGIIGPVADLINFDSKYSVALEVALGGNAQNLIVEDEASAQKAISFLKKTRGGRATFLPLTTIKSRDLSQASLNKLRGLPGFIGRALDLISFQEKLLPALSNLLGTTVIVDTTENASQLAREIDYKLKIVTLDGTILMPGGSYSGGSTRKNSITFTQAEIKNLKAKLPDLEEELKLLEKTVKDLQNKDQALLAKLEQNRESAEKARLRKQEQVFKLEHLHKEEAELKNQLAKLSSKDKLLELNQLDEQAVAIRKDLDQLKLEKDQVNKSIEALRENQASLKEVRGDLQDKLQTSRLKLTELTSEIKFRSSEKERLEVGISDLKKELASYQISLSESSKLSLEDRDNFSAKLSEVEIRLTACDHKIIQIKFELDDLQGQLDDLEDLSSKNIKAREEYGDSHTRLELELEQSKKYLMDKQLILTDHYQMSFEEAQNQATNLEDLRAAEHELKELERKIRALGAVNLDAISQYDEVSGRYEFLSTQKDDLLKSKEMLLDTIFQMDDEVKIRFKNTFEAVRESFKRTFEQMFDGGQADLELTSDNLLEAGVEIVVQPPGKKLLSLNLMSGGEKSLTALALLFAILKVKTVPFVVLDEVEAALDEANVKRFGNYMANFDGANQFIVVTHRKGTMAAADSIYGVTMQEFGISKIVSVKLKDIKEDN, encoded by the coding sequence ATGTTTCTTAAGAAAATAGAAATGGTTGGTTTTAAATCCTTCGCTGATAGGACCAAGATTGATTTTAATTCAGGAATTACCGCAATCGTTGGTCCAAACGGTTCTGGTAAATCAAACATTGCAGAGAGTTTGCGCTGGGTTCTTGGGGAGCAATCAGCCAAGAGTTTACGCGGAACAAAGATGCCAGACGTCATCTTTTCAGGTACTGAAAGTCGCAAGGCCTTAAATTTTGCTGAAGTCATTGTAAGTTTTGACAATGGGGATAAATACCTGAATTCTGATTCAGACCTTACTATAACAAGGCGCCTTTACAGAAATGGTGATAGTGAGTTTCTAATAAACGGAAAAAAAGTTCGTTTGAAGGATGTCCATAATCTTTTTACCGATACGGGTCTTGGACGTGATTCTTTTTCTATAATTTCTCAGGGTAAAATTGAAGAAATTTTTAGTAGTAAGCCAGAAGACCGCAGGTTAATCTTTGAAGAAGCTGCTGGGGTTTTAAAATACAAGACCAGGAAAAAGGAAACAGAAGGCAAGTTAAACGGAACCCAGGAAAATATTGACCGCTTGGAAGATATTATTTATGAGTTGGATAGCCAATTAGCACCTCTAAGGGTGCAAAGGGATAAGGCTCTGAAATATAAGGATCTAGACGGGACAAGAAGAAATCTGGAATTATCCGTTGTTGTTGCCCAACTGATAGAAGAAAAGATAAAATATGAAGCGCGAAATGAGGCCTTTGAAGAAATTTCTTCTATTTTAGCTGATTTAAGGCAGAAAAAAATAGCTTATGAAAACAAGGTTTCTTCTATTAAAGAAGGAAGACGAAAACTTAGCCTTGAACGGGAAAACCTCCAATCTGAGGTGGTTAATTTAACCAAGCTGAAGGCTGACTATCAAGGAAAGCTTGAATTATTTGATAGCCAAAAAGATGCTTCTGATAAAAGTAAGGCAGAGCTTGAAGCCCGTCTACTTGAAAGCAGCAAAAAACTTTCTGGCTACCAAGAACAGGTAGAGAAGATTACGGCTATTTTAGATGAAAATAATCTAGAAAAAGAAGCCCTACTTGCAGCCATTAAAAAAATGGAAGCTGACCAAGAAAAATATGCAGATGATCCAGAAGCCCTTATGGAGCAACTTAGGCAGGAGTATGTAAGCCTAGTTGACAAAGAGGCAAGTTTAAATAATCAACTGGTAAAAAATGATTCTGACATAGCAAATATTTTAAGGGCTTCCAAGGAGCAAGATGACAGCTCGAAAGAACTTCAAGACCGTTTTTCAGAAACTAAACTTGAACTTACCCGTTCTCAAAAGGAAGTTGTAGGAGCAGATGAGTTAATTGCTGAAATTTTAGAAGATAGAAGAATTTTATCTGAAAAAAGAGAAGCTGTTGACCACAAGTATCAAAAGGCTCAAACCATTATGTTTGACAAGCTTGACGAACTTAAAAATCAAAAGGCCAAGCTTGCAAGCCTTGAAAATATTCAGGCTAATCACAGTAATTATTACCAGGGAGTTAAGGCAGTTCTTAATAATGCTGACAAAATTGGTGGCATTATAGGTCCTGTAGCTGATTTAATAAACTTTGATAGCAAGTATTCTGTTGCTCTTGAGGTTGCTTTAGGTGGTAATGCCCAAAATTTAATTGTTGAAGATGAGGCTTCTGCCCAAAAAGCAATTAGTTTCCTTAAAAAAACTAGGGGAGGACGAGCAACCTTTCTACCTCTGACAACAATTAAAAGTAGGGATCTGTCTCAGGCAAGCCTTAATAAACTTAGGGGCCTACCAGGATTTATTGGCCGGGCTCTTGATCTGATTAGTTTTCAAGAGAAGCTACTACCAGCCCTATCTAATCTACTTGGGACAACAGTTATTGTAGATACGACTGAAAATGCCAGCCAGCTTGCAAGGGAGATAGACTACAAGCTTAAAATTGTAACCTTAGACGGTACAATTTTAATGCCTGGAGGTTCATATTCAGGTGGTTCAACGAGAAAAAATTCAATCACCTTTACTCAGGCTGAGATTAAAAATCTAAAAGCCAAGTTACCTGATTTAGAAGAAGAGCTTAAACTTCTAGAAAAAACTGTTAAAGACCTTCAAAATAAGGATCAAGCCCTACTTGCAAAACTTGAACAAAACCGTGAATCTGCTGAAAAAGCTCGTTTAAGGAAACAGGAGCAGGTATTTAAGCTAGAGCACTTACACAAGGAAGAAGCTGAGCTAAAAAATCAGTTGGCAAAATTAAGTTCTAAGGATAAATTACTGGAGCTTAACCAGCTGGATGAGCAGGCAGTAGCCATTAGAAAAGACCTTGACCAGCTTAAACTTGAAAAAGACCAGGTTAACAAGTCAATTGAAGCTCTTAGGGAAAATCAGGCCAGTCTCAAGGAAGTCAGAGGAGATTTGCAGGACAAACTTCAAACCAGCCGCTTGAAACTTACTGAACTTACAAGTGAAATTAAATTTAGAAGTTCAGAAAAAGAGCGTCTTGAAGTAGGTATTTCTGACCTTAAAAAAGAACTAGCAAGTTACCAGATCAGTCTTTCTGAGAGTAGTAAGCTCAGCTTAGAAGACAGGGATAATTTTTCAGCCAAACTTTCTGAAGTTGAAATCAGGCTTACTGCTTGTGACCATAAGATTATTCAAATAAAATTTGAACTAGATGATCTTCAAGGGCAGTTAGATGACCTTGAAGACCTAAGCAGTAAAAATATTAAGGCCCGTGAAGAGTACGGTGATAGTCATACTAGGCTGGAGCTTGAACTTGAGCAGTCTAAAAAATATCTGATGGACAAGCAGCTGATTCTTACTGATCATTATCAAATGAGCTTTGAAGAGGCTCAAAATCAGGCGACTAACCTTGAAGATTTAAGGGCGGCTGAGCATGAACTTAAGGAGCTTGAAAGGAAAATTAGAGCTCTTGGTGCAGTTAACTTAGATGCCATTAGCCAGTATGATGAGGTTAGTGGTAGGTATGAATTTTTAAGTACCCAAAAAGATGACCTCCTAAAATCAAAAGAGATGCTTCTTGATACAATTTTCCAAATGGATGATGAGGTTAAAATTCGCTTTAAAAATACCTTTGAAGCTGTCAGGGAAAGCTTTAAGAGGACCTTTGAACAGATGTTTGACGGCGGTCAGGCTGATCTTGAACTGACAAGTGATAATCTTTTGGAAGCCGGAGTTGAAATCGTTGTTCAACCGCCAGGTAAAAAACTTTTGAGCCTTAATCTAATGAGTGGGGGAGAAAAATCCCTTACAGCTTTAGCCTTGCTGTTTGCTATCTTAAAGGTTAAAACAGTGCCATTTGTAGTCTTGGATGAGGTCGAAGCAGCCCTTGATGAAGCGAATGTTAAACGTTTTGGTAATTATATGGCGAATTTTGATGGAGCCAATCAGTTTATTGTGGTAACCCATAGGAAGGGAACCATGGCTGCAGCGGATTCTATCTACGGGGTAACTATGCAGGAATTTGGAATTTCAAAAATTGTATCTGTTAAATTAAAGGATATAAAAGAAGATAATTAA
- a CDS encoding ATP-dependent Clp protease proteolytic subunit, whose product MNLVPTVIEQSSRGERAYDIYSRLLKDRIIMLTGEVEDNMANSIIAQLLFLDAQDSTKDIYLYVNTPGGSVSAGLAIVDTMNFIKSDVQTIVMGMAASMGTIIASSGTKGKRFMLPHAEYMIHQPMGGTGGGTQQTDMAIAAEHLLKTRNTLEKILAENSGQPIERVNKDAERDNWMSAQETLDYGFIDQIMENNKLK is encoded by the coding sequence ATGAATCTAGTACCTACAGTCATCGAACAATCTAGCCGCGGAGAACGTGCCTATGACATTTACTCTCGTCTTCTAAAAGACCGTATTATTATGCTTACTGGAGAAGTTGAAGACAATATGGCAAATTCTATCATTGCCCAACTTCTTTTCCTAGATGCCCAAGATAGCACAAAAGATATTTACCTGTATGTAAATACTCCAGGAGGATCAGTATCTGCAGGTCTTGCTATTGTTGATACTATGAACTTCATCAAATCAGATGTTCAAACAATCGTTATGGGAATGGCCGCTTCAATGGGGACTATTATCGCTTCAAGTGGAACCAAGGGTAAACGTTTCATGCTACCTCATGCTGAATACATGATTCACCAACCAATGGGTGGTACTGGTGGCGGAACTCAACAGACTGATATGGCAATTGCTGCAGAACACCTACTAAAAACCCGTAATACCTTAGAAAAAATTCTTGCAGAAAATTCAGGTCAACCAATTGAGCGTGTTAATAAAGATGCTGAGCGTGATAACTGGATGAGTGCTCAGGAAACTCTTGATTATGGCTTTATTGATCAAATCATGGAAAATAATAAATTGAAATAA
- a CDS encoding Cof-type HAD-IIB family hydrolase, whose protein sequence is MIKLLALDLDGTLLNSQKKVSDKNRWALDEARKKGVKLVVTTGRPLTSIKYLLEDLDLIDQEEYSITFNGGLVQRNTGEILSKSSLSLDEIKEIHKLGSSFGLPLSILSDDRVYELDGPTDYRKINPALTYFESSVEDLPSDRIYNKAIFCAEVTTLDEHVKDLQAKLAGSFESFKSRDIIFEVMPRGVVKATGLKGLIDILNIDQSEVMAIGDEENDLSMIEWAGYGMAMGNAVDLIKQVANHTIPLTNDQDGVAWAIEEHIL, encoded by the coding sequence ATGATAAAATTACTAGCCCTTGATTTAGATGGTACCTTATTAAATAGTCAAAAAAAGGTATCTGATAAAAATAGGTGGGCACTCGATGAGGCTAGAAAAAAAGGTGTTAAGCTAGTGGTCACTACAGGTCGCCCTCTGACATCGATTAAGTACCTCCTAGAGGATTTGGATTTAATTGACCAAGAAGAGTATAGTATTACCTTTAATGGTGGCTTGGTCCAAAGAAATACAGGAGAGATTTTAAGTAAATCTTCCCTAAGTCTTGATGAAATTAAAGAAATTCATAAGCTGGGTTCAAGTTTTGGCCTGCCTCTTTCAATCTTAAGTGATGACAGAGTATATGAACTTGATGGACCGACTGATTATAGGAAGATTAATCCAGCTCTTACTTATTTTGAATCATCAGTTGAGGATTTGCCTTCTGACCGGATTTATAATAAGGCTATTTTCTGTGCCGAGGTTACTACCCTTGATGAGCATGTTAAAGACCTTCAAGCAAAATTAGCGGGATCTTTTGAGTCATTTAAATCAAGGGACATAATTTTTGAGGTTATGCCAAGGGGTGTGGTTAAGGCAACAGGTCTTAAGGGGTTAATCGATATTTTAAATATTGATCAATCAGAGGTTATGGCCATCGGGGACGAGGAAAATGATCTGTCAATGATTGAATGGGCAGGATACGGTATGGCCATGGGAAATGCAGTCGATTTAATCAAGCAAGTAGCCAACCATACAATTCCCCTTACAAATGATCAAGATGGTGTCGCTTGGGCGATTGAAGAACATATTTTATAA
- a CDS encoding MBL fold metallo-hydrolase, producing MEDSAFKYSILASGSSGNVFYLESPKKKILVDAGLSGKKIEGLMSDIGRDLKDVDALLVTHEHKDHIAGLGVLARKYKFDLYANQATWDAIGDSCGKIASEQKNIFELGQTMTLGDLDIESFGVSHDAAAPQFYRFMKDDKSFVMLTDTGYVSERVAKTIENADAYLMESNHDVEILRMGSYPWRIKQRILSDHGHLSNEDGARAALDVLGNRTKKIFLGHRSQQNNIKDLAHMTMETTLMQNDIDVRKEIKIYDTSHIEASPLFDI from the coding sequence TTGGAAGATTCAGCATTTAAATATAGTATTTTAGCATCAGGAAGTAGTGGGAATGTCTTTTACCTAGAAAGTCCCAAGAAGAAGATTTTAGTTGATGCAGGACTTTCGGGTAAAAAAATAGAGGGTCTTATGTCAGATATTGGCAGAGATCTAAAAGATGTTGATGCCCTTTTGGTCACCCATGAACATAAGGATCATATTGCAGGACTTGGGGTTCTAGCAAGAAAGTATAAATTTGACCTTTATGCCAACCAAGCTACTTGGGATGCCATTGGGGATTCTTGCGGGAAGATTGCAAGTGAACAAAAAAATATTTTTGAACTGGGTCAGACCATGACCCTAGGGGATTTAGACATTGAAAGTTTTGGAGTTAGCCATGATGCAGCAGCTCCCCAGTTTTATAGGTTTATGAAGGATGACAAGAGTTTTGTTATGCTTACTGACACAGGATACGTCAGTGAAAGGGTGGCTAAAACCATTGAAAATGCAGATGCCTATTTGATGGAAAGTAACCATGATGTAGAGATTCTTAGGATGGGTTCATATCCTTGGAGAATCAAGCAGCGTATTTTAAGTGATCACGGACACTTATCAAATGAGGACGGGGCTCGTGCAGCACTGGACGTTTTGGGTAATAGGACCAAGAAGATATTTTTGGGACATAGGAGTCAACAAAATAACATTAAGGATTTGGCTCACATGACCATGGAGACTACCTTAATGCAAAATGATATTGATGTGAGAAAAGAAATTAAAATCTATGATACTTCTCATATTGAAGCAAGTCCCCTATTTGATATCTAG
- a CDS encoding ATP-binding protein — translation MKKIKFYNSIVFKAALVVVLLFSIFIAFNYDLLIQNLILYRSFMVFSLICLVVAIFVSQRLSGVIFKISKQVEDYTNKNYSERKNISGNNETTLLYDNVVRLGEEIEKTQDTLESQHNRLNGILTYMTDGVIATDRRGKIVTANAAALTMLGFTEKKILNKRIVDVLKLSSKYSFRDLLTQSPEVIIDRENEMGEYVSIQLHFALFRRDNGFISGLVVVLHDVTEQETAERERRLFVANVSHELRTPLTSVKSYLEALEEGAWMDPEIAPNFLAVSLDETNRMIRMISDLLTLSRMDREDMVADKEMVNLVAFLHFQLNRFDQMSVSTGLDKTIKIVRKIPLKPVWVEIDTDQMGQVIDNIMNNAIKYSPEGGTITVSLEETNNQILLKVTDEGIGIPKKDLPKIFDRFYRVDKDRNRKQGGTGLGLAIVRDVIKLHDGYIWASSDGEHGTTFTIILPYNPTLTEVVTEEDDWG, via the coding sequence GTGAAGAAAATAAAATTTTACAATTCGATAGTTTTTAAGGCAGCCCTTGTGGTCGTCTTACTTTTTTCGATTTTTATAGCCTTTAATTATGATTTACTGATTCAAAATTTGATTCTTTATAGAAGCTTTATGGTGTTCAGTTTAATCTGTCTGGTTGTTGCAATTTTTGTCAGCCAAAGGCTTTCGGGTGTAATTTTTAAGATTTCTAAGCAGGTGGAAGATTATACTAACAAAAATTATTCCGAAAGAAAAAATATTTCAGGAAATAATGAAACAACCCTTCTTTATGATAATGTGGTAAGACTGGGAGAAGAGATTGAAAAAACGCAAGATACTTTAGAGAGCCAGCACAACCGTTTAAATGGGATCTTGACCTATATGACCGATGGGGTCATTGCAACAGATAGGCGGGGTAAAATCGTAACAGCAAATGCTGCAGCCCTAACCATGCTTGGATTCACGGAAAAGAAGATTTTAAACAAGAGGATTGTTGATGTCTTGAAGCTATCAAGCAAATATAGCTTTAGGGATCTTTTGACCCAGTCTCCTGAAGTTATCATTGACCGGGAAAATGAGATGGGCGAGTATGTAAGTATTCAGCTTCATTTTGCTCTTTTTAGGAGGGACAATGGCTTTATTTCAGGGCTTGTAGTTGTTCTCCATGACGTAACTGAGCAGGAAACAGCAGAACGGGAGAGAAGGCTCTTTGTTGCCAATGTATCCCATGAGCTGAGAACTCCTTTGACCAGTGTGAAAAGTTATCTGGAAGCCTTGGAGGAAGGGGCTTGGATGGATCCAGAGATTGCTCCCAACTTTCTAGCTGTGTCCCTTGATGAGACCAATAGAATGATTAGGATGATTAGTGATCTTTTGACCCTATCACGGATGGACCGAGAGGATATGGTTGCTGACAAGGAGATGGTCAATTTGGTGGCCTTCCTTCACTTTCAGCTCAACCGTTTTGACCAGATGTCTGTTAGTACAGGACTTGATAAGACCATTAAAATTGTAAGAAAGATTCCTTTGAAGCCTGTGTGGGTTGAAATTGATACCGACCAGATGGGTCAAGTTATTGATAATATAATGAATAATGCCATCAAGTATTCACCTGAAGGTGGAACAATTACCGTTTCCTTAGAAGAGACCAACAATCAAATTCTACTTAAGGTTACCGATGAAGGAATAGGGATTCCTAAAAAGGATTTACCTAAGATTTTTGATCGTTTTTACCGGGTTGACAAGGACCGTAATAGGAAGCAGGGTGGAACTGGCCTGGGTCTTGCCATTGTGCGAGACGTAATTAAGTTACATGATGGCTACATTTGGGCATCAAGTGACGGAGAGCATGGTACAACCTTTACCATTATTCTCCCATATAATCCAACCCTAACAGAGGTTGTTACAGAAGAAGATGACTGGGGATAA
- the rnc gene encoding ribonuclease III, which yields MNNIEELNLELQEKYGINFTNLKLLEQAFTHSSYANEQRLPKASNNERLEFLGDAVLGLTISEFLFKKYEDRPEGELSKMRSNIVRTESLANFARKCNFDKYLLLGHGEEKSGGRNRDTNLENLFESFLGALLLDKNFKAAEAFIYQVIIPTIQSGEFEKIVDFKTSLQEALQANGDVDISYKVVKESGPAHERIFEVTVYLNGEEIGHGAGKSKKNAEQAAARNALESNDNLVLETSIIHQKKED from the coding sequence ATGAATAACATTGAAGAATTAAACCTTGAATTACAGGAAAAATACGGAATTAACTTTACAAATCTTAAGCTCCTAGAACAAGCATTTACCCACTCGAGTTATGCAAATGAACAACGTCTCCCAAAAGCTTCAAACAACGAAAGGTTGGAGTTTCTTGGAGATGCCGTTTTAGGACTAACGATTTCAGAATTTCTTTTTAAAAAATATGAGGATCGTCCAGAAGGAGAACTTTCAAAAATGCGTTCAAATATTGTAAGGACGGAAAGTCTGGCCAATTTTGCACGTAAGTGTAATTTTGATAAGTATCTCCTTTTGGGACACGGAGAAGAAAAAAGTGGTGGAAGAAACAGGGATACCAACCTTGAAAATCTGTTTGAATCATTTTTAGGTGCCCTTTTGTTGGATAAAAATTTCAAGGCAGCTGAAGCCTTTATCTACCAGGTAATTATTCCAACCATTCAAAGTGGCGAATTTGAAAAAATTGTAGACTTTAAAACAAGCCTACAAGAAGCTCTTCAGGCCAATGGAGACGTGGATATTAGTTACAAGGTGGTCAAGGAAAGTGGTCCGGCTCACGAAAGAATATTTGAGGTTACAGTCTACCTCAATGGTGAGGAAATTGGACACGGAGCTGGTAAATCAAAGAAAAATGCTGAACAAGCAGCTGCGAGAAATGCCCTTGAAAGTAACGATAATTTAGTACTTGAAACAAGTATTATCCACCAGAAGAAGGAGGACTAA
- the ftsY gene encoding signal recognition particle-docking protein FtsY has protein sequence MGLFDKLFKRKNKDKEQIEQNEQVEEVQIDDFPIDLPVGKSEEDSHSSDSKDLSSFEQPEEASKSQDEEVFEQVEISNPASFEKVEQVEIKEVAQPKKVEPEQKLEEKYQKSLKKTSRSFGDRFNALMANFRGVDEEFFEDVEEALILSDVGYELSLDIAEELREEVRLKNARKREDVKNVIIEKLADTLDDNGLNHSLNLQKDGLSVFIFVGVNGVGKTTTIGKLANRYRLEGKKVLLAAADTFRAGATDQLVEWGQRSQVPVVVGREGGDPASVVFDAVKKARDEDYDVLLIDTAGRLQNKDHLMKELEKIIRIIQREVPSAPHETLLAVDATTGQNAIEQAKQFSSVAPLTGIILTKLDGSAKGGIVFAIESTLQIPVKLVGLGEKIDDLEDFSPENFVVGVFSSLI, from the coding sequence ATGGGCTTATTTGATAAATTATTTAAAAGAAAAAATAAAGACAAAGAGCAGATAGAGCAAAATGAACAGGTCGAAGAAGTTCAAATTGATGATTTTCCTATAGACTTGCCTGTTGGTAAGTCAGAAGAGGATAGCCATTCTTCTGACAGCAAGGATTTGTCAAGTTTTGAGCAGCCAGAAGAAGCTTCTAAGTCTCAAGATGAAGAAGTGTTTGAACAAGTAGAAATTTCAAATCCTGCAAGCTTTGAAAAAGTTGAGCAGGTTGAAATCAAGGAAGTTGCTCAACCAAAAAAAGTTGAACCTGAGCAAAAGCTTGAAGAAAAATATCAAAAATCACTTAAGAAGACAAGCCGCTCTTTTGGAGATAGGTTTAATGCCCTTATGGCTAACTTCAGGGGAGTAGACGAAGAATTTTTTGAAGATGTTGAAGAGGCTTTAATTTTAAGTGACGTAGGTTATGAGCTATCCCTTGATATTGCAGAAGAATTGAGGGAAGAGGTAAGGCTTAAAAATGCTAGGAAGCGTGAGGATGTAAAAAATGTCATCATCGAAAAGCTTGCTGATACCTTAGATGATAATGGACTAAACCACAGCTTAAATCTTCAAAAGGACGGCCTTTCTGTCTTTATCTTTGTGGGGGTAAATGGTGTTGGTAAAACAACAACCATTGGTAAGCTTGCAAATCGATACCGTCTGGAAGGTAAGAAGGTTCTTCTAGCCGCTGCTGATACCTTTAGGGCTGGAGCCACAGACCAATTGGTTGAGTGGGGTCAAAGAAGCCAGGTTCCTGTTGTAGTTGGACGTGAAGGAGGAGATCCTGCAAGTGTAGTCTTTGATGCAGTCAAAAAAGCTCGCGATGAAGACTATGACGTTCTTTTGATTGATACGGCTGGGCGTTTACAAAACAAGGATCATTTGATGAAGGAACTTGAAAAAATAATTCGTATTATTCAAAGGGAAGTTCCAAGTGCTCCTCATGAAACCTTGCTAGCAGTTGATGCAACTACAGGGCAAAATGCAATTGAGCAGGCCAAGCAGTTTTCAAGTGTAGCTCCTCTGACAGGGATTATTTTGACCAAGTTAGATGGAAGTGCCAAGGGTGGAATTGTTTTTGCCATTGAAAGCACACTTCAGATTCCTGTTAAACTGGTTGGACTAGGTGAGAAAATTGATGACTTAGAAGACTTTTCACCAGAAAACTTTGTCGTTGGAGTTTTCTCGTCATTGATTTAA
- a CDS encoding amino acid ABC transporter ATP-binding protein, translated as MALIEFKNVEKYYGDYHALKDINLEVEEGQVVVLLGPSGSGKSTLIRTINALEQIDSGELIVNGHHVESATAQDLIDLRKEVGMVFQHFNLYPHKTVLENVTLAPIKVLKESKADAEKTAKEYLEYVNMWDKKDSYPGMLSGGQKQRVAIARGLAMHPKLLLFDEPTSALDPETIGDVLEVMQNLAKQGMNMLVVTHEMGFARNVADRIIFMADGEILQDTTDVAGFFDNPTEERAKQFLGQIISH; from the coding sequence ATGGCACTTATTGAATTTAAAAATGTTGAAAAATATTACGGGGACTATCATGCTCTAAAGGACATTAATTTAGAGGTTGAAGAGGGACAAGTAGTTGTTCTCCTTGGTCCATCTGGTAGTGGTAAGTCAACTCTTATCCGTACCATAAATGCCCTTGAACAGATTGATTCTGGAGAATTAATTGTCAATGGCCACCATGTCGAATCCGCAACTGCCCAAGATTTAATTGATCTTCGTAAGGAAGTTGGAATGGTTTTCCAGCATTTCAATTTATATCCGCATAAAACTGTACTTGAAAATGTGACTTTAGCACCAATCAAAGTCCTTAAAGAAAGCAAAGCTGACGCTGAAAAAACTGCTAAAGAATATCTTGAATATGTAAACATGTGGGATAAAAAAGATAGCTATCCAGGCATGCTTTCTGGTGGACAAAAACAAAGGGTTGCAATTGCCCGTGGTCTTGCCATGCATCCAAAGCTTCTTCTTTTTGATGAACCAACAAGTGCTCTTGACCCAGAAACAATCGGTGACGTTCTTGAGGTTATGCAAAACCTTGCTAAACAAGGAATGAACATGCTTGTTGTAACGCATGAAATGGGATTTGCCCGCAATGTTGCCGACAGGATTATTTTCATGGCTGATGGTGAAATCTTACAGGATACAACAGACGTTGCCGGATTCTTTGATAATCCTACAGAGGAGCGTGCTAAACAATTCCTTGGTCAAATCATTTCCCACTAA